A single window of Bradyrhizobium daqingense DNA harbors:
- a CDS encoding RT0821/Lpp0805 family surface protein, with translation MILIGLGAGGCSFSRNDGSAYAKAEDNDLTGSIARPAKDAPPTETDLAFTRNAASDVLSKGDKDSSQHWENPETGARGSVTPIAQSYAAEDGRKCRDFLASYVNGNTESWLQGAGCQSGRGRWEIHTLKPWRS, from the coding sequence ATGATCCTGATCGGGCTTGGTGCCGGCGGCTGCAGCTTTTCGCGCAACGACGGCAGCGCCTATGCCAAGGCCGAGGACAACGACCTGACCGGCTCGATCGCGCGGCCGGCAAAGGACGCCCCGCCGACCGAGACGGATCTCGCCTTCACCCGCAACGCCGCCTCCGACGTCCTCAGCAAGGGCGACAAGGATTCCAGCCAGCACTGGGAGAACCCGGAGACCGGCGCGCGGGGCTCCGTGACGCCGATCGCACAGTCCTATGCCGCCGAGGACGGCCGCAAATGCCGCGACTTCCTGGCCAGCTACGTCAACGGCAATACCGAAAGCTGGCTCCAGGGCGCCGGCTGCCAAAGCGGCCGTGGCCGTTGGGAGATTCATACGCTAAAGCCGTGGCGGAGCTGA